AATGTAACCGATTCATTGGCTCTTTCACGATAGCGAGAGATACGAAGATGTTGGAAGTCGAATGGTGTATTTTAGCCGAAATGCGCCAAGAGTTAGTCTAGATTTAGCGAAAATATGGGAATAAGTTGACTTCGTCAGTTATTCCGAGGGAATAATTCCTGATAACTCTTTTGTGGAATGTGgtagtggccctgaaaagggccgtttttaGAATGGTAACTAACGTAGACCAAATTTAGGcacgttctccacggatacggcgAGCCAGCTGAATGTCCTTGGGCATGAtagtgacacgcttggcgtggatggcgcacaggttggtatcttcgaaaagacCGACCAGATAGGCCTCGCTAGCTTCCTGTAGGGCCATGACAGCCGAGCTCTGGAAGCGCAGGTCagtcttgaagtcctgagcaaTTTCACGAACCAGGCGCTGGAAGGGCAGCTTGCGGATCAGCAGCTCAGTTGACTTCTGATAGCGACGGATTTCACGCAGAGCGACGGTTCCTGGCCGATAACGATGgggcttcttgactcctccggtagccggggcgctcttgcgagcggCTTTGGTAGCCAGCTGCTTGCGAGGAGCCTTTCCTCCAGTAGACTTACGGGCAGTCTGCTTGGTACGAGCCATTGTATGATGGTGAAGTTTGTTTTACAATCCAAACGAATGCGTTGAAACGAGGCGAAATAATGAGGGTCGAAAACTCGACGTCTACTTTTATATGCTTGTTTCGACGCAGGCAACCAATCAGAAGCCCCGAAAGAATAGGAAAAGCAAGAATGGCAAGAAGAAAGCACCCCTCGTGCGGGTATAAAAGTGGCAGTCCGCCAGCGGAAGGCATCAGTTTCATTACAACCGTAGTCGAACACCGAACTAAACATACAAAATGACTGGCCGTGGTAAGGGAGGCAAAGGACTAGGAAAAGGAGGCGCTaagcgtcatcgcaaggttttgcgtgaTAACATCCAGGGTATCACCAAGCCCGCCATCCGTCGTTTGGCTCGTCGTGGTGGAGTCAAGCGTATCTCTGGTCTTATCTACGAGGAAACCCGTGGAgtgctgaaggtattcctggaaaatGTCATTCGTGATGCTGTTACCTACACTGAACACGCCAAGCGTAAAACCGTAACCGCCATGGATGTTGTCTACGCTCTGAAGCGTCAGGGACGTACTCTGTACGGTTTCGGAGGTTAAATCGTATCCATATTTCCGCTctcaaaacggcccttttcagggccaccaaacacATTCCCAAAAGAGTTATCAGGTCAAAATTCAATTACTAATAGCAGTCTGCCATCGTACGGTGTTATGTATCCAACAAGCAAGTTTTTGATTGCCGTCATGAACGACTCGTAAACCCCTCCTCCCGACACATTCTCCGTTTCATTCGTAGCCATCAGGCTGTGTGTTTTGTTGTTGCTCTAGAGTTCAGATAAGTTTATTCCTGTTTTCCAAGTTTACGCTGTATTAGCAGAGCGAATACGATTAGCAGCTCGACGAAATCTCAAGAAACAGTTACTACCTAAATCGTTCGTTTTGACGCCTTCAACTATCCACACAAGTTCCATCTAGCTTCATACCACTCACGTGCATGCATCTCCTACCCGGACTTCATTGCCAGGTAGCAATCGTTCGTGCTGATTCTGCATAACTGTTGTTGTTGGGCATGCATCTCCTACCCGTGTCATTCGTAGCCATCAGGCTGTGTGTTTTGTTGTTGCTCAAGAGTTCAGATAAGTTTATTCCTGTTTTCCAAGTTTACGCTGTATTAGCAGGGCGAATACGATAACCAGCTCGGCGAAATCTCAAGAAACAGTTACTACCTAAATCGTTCGTTTTGACGCCTTCAACTATCCACACAAGTTCCATCTAGCTTCATACCACTCACGTGCATGCATCTCCTACCCGGACTTCATTGTCAGGTAGCAATCGTTCGTGCTGATTCTGCATAACTGTACCATTCCGTTTTTGCTTGTTTTGcttaacttcatttttttcggtatgcGTTGTTGAGCATCTGGCGCATACCACCGTGCAGTGATTGATTGTATATAATGAATGTGTGTCATCATATTTCACTCATCTTAAACAAAACTATGAAACCAGTTGATAATCCGTTTTCGACTGAGCACCCACAAACCGCTTCCAACGTCGTCATCCACATCGTTAACACACCCAGATTGTGGTGCAAAATTACTTCGGAAACGCGCGAAAACTAACTCGAGTGATCTGTGCAATCACAAAGCACCATGTAAGCatggtattcgctaagagatttgagtccgaattcatgttctactacaactaggctgtcaaggacaagtgacgaactcattatggctTCAtcgaatagtgatcgtagaacagattgtttgtgagcttttaaaaaatgggaaaatcttataaatttttaatatttgcatataaattctcaaatttacttgattccaacgaaaatagctttgacgcgaagtgtcatactaatactctttacttctgCATTcggtttgcttaactgattgacagaaactttgttatttcgttcagtatgttgtgggtcacgcactatcaaagttaccccgttttacggtaatgcCAACTTTCGACGGCAAAATTTAAGATAAAAATGTTTTCTACAGTGTGCAGGAATAATCAGATTATACTCCACAAAACTACCAAAGTTACCCCGCCTTGCGGTATGATTAAGTTTGTAACGGTTACCTCAGCTGAGAAACCTGATAAAGTCTAGAAGAACACGGTTTTCCTC
The nucleotide sequence above comes from Aedes aegypti strain LVP_AGWG unplaced genomic scaffold, AaegL5.0 Primary Assembly AGWG_AaegL5_hic_scaff_741_PBJ_arrow, whole genome shotgun sequence. Encoded proteins:
- the LOC110681351 gene encoding histone H4; its protein translation is MTGRGKGGKGLGKGGAKRHRKVLRDNIQGITKPAIRRLARRGGVKRISGLIYEETRGVLKVFLENVIRDAVTYTEHAKRKTVTAMDVVYALKRQGRTLYGFGG
- the LOC5578466 gene encoding histone H3 is translated as MARTKQTARKSTGGKAPRKQLATKAARKSAPATGGVKKPHRYRPGTVALREIRRYQKSTELLIRKLPFQRLVREIAQDFKTDLRFQSSAVMALQEASEAYLVGLFEDTNLCAIHAKRVTIMPKDIQLARRIRGERA